In Plasmodium falciparum 3D7 genome assembly, chromosome: 6, the genomic window ttgagttttatttatttatgataaaatataccTTATAACATTTAATGTTTCATAATtcttatgaatataataacagtggatatttgtttttattaaaacttttattattattttgattattattaaatattgttTAATGTATTcgttgttatatatataaatatatatatatatatatatttttatatatatatatttttttatatatatatttttatatattatttgtgcatatattttatttattttatataaactgtgcaatatataaatatatgaaaaataatataataaatatatagattatTACCATATATAATTTGGAAGAAGACaaaagaaatgaatataatgaagtgtacataaaaataataaatatattaaaagtacacaaatattatttaatataaagaaaaataataaaaataaattaaactTTTGGTCACATTTATAACAAAATTTCCAAGTGTAACTATAAAGTtggttatttatatatttatacttttttttcgcgacaataaattatatataatattccaaattattataagatatattaaatatataaatataaatatatgtatatatatatatatatatatatatatataattataacgtttttattttattttatttttgctaACCcatacacaaatatatacattatataatatatacaaatttacGACAACATTTGTAATTAtgttaatttgtttttttgtgtgtgcatatatatttttttttttcacataaatatatatatatatgtatatatttttatttatttattatgtagatataatttcattattaaatatattaaaggaaaaaaataattacatttatataatattaaattcagtatttgatttttattttttcaatattaattttatcacatgttctttatttatttaattaataaaggGAAAACAAAATCGTtcctatataaatatattatatatatatatatatatatatacatatatatatatataatgagaaAAGGGttcctttttataaaaattaataaatgtatatatgataaaaaaatataaaaaattaataagaattgatggaaaaaaaaatatataaatgttgtGTACTAagcaatatattttattattgtaatttttttttttttttttttttgtttgtgctttataaatatgaatataattaatacttAATGTTGTATGGTTGTACAATAAGCCCCTTTTAAAAACATAATTCTTTTCACGcgaaataaacataaaacaatgaaaatcatataaattaaaaaaatatatataatttaatatgtatacatatatatatatatatatatatatatatatatataatacaaattcacactaataatgtaaaaaaaaaaaaaaaaagaaaagaaaaagaaatatattttaaaaagtcataaaacaaaataaacatattttaatatatatatatatatatatattcctaaTTGACAACACACACAACAAAAAAGGGATTTCCTTTATATACATGAGATATTCAAATGTtgctttattttttcttgtattttttgttaaagataaaagtaatatttaattctttgCAAATATTGGTTATGATAGTATGTGCATAATCAAGTAAGTATATAATAccaaagaataaaatataatataaaatataggaATCTTTAAGAAGTGGGTGTTTTAAGAATTTGTATTTTGTGTTGCGTTTTAAAAAGATTAACAATATGGAGAGATAGTAAAATATAACTGGGACGGGGATCAAATCCATTTtaatctaaaaaaaaaaaaataaagtaaataagtatatattaatatgtttatatatttatatgtttatatatttatatgtgtataaaatGTATGACAATatggaacaaaaaaaaaataataagaatcaTATtagcatatatattttaccttTAATATTGTTGATaagttaataaataaattgtaAAAGCAGGAGTATAAGGCTATTATGGAAAAGCAGATTAATTCAGTTTTTGGTGTTACatctaaaaaaaacaaaaaattaaaaaattaacatacatatatatatatatatatatatatatatggattatattccttcttttttatttctttatttttttatcttttactTGTGTAGTAGAAATAGTATTGCATGAGGCTGAAAATGTAAACAACGGCTAATTGcactgaaaaaaaaaaaaaaaataataaaataaataaaataatgtgGTTTTAcacaatattattaaaatgttcactatggaatatttatatataaatgactttatgtataatagtccatatttatttttttttatttttttttttttaattattactGATAGCTTcgcttttctttttcttagcATTTTGCATTCCTATATAGGTACATCTTGAGATGGAAAGGAtaatactaaaaaaaaagaaaataataaataaataaataaatatatatatatatatatatatatatatatatatacataacatattttagtatgataattcatatatttttttccaaaaacataatttattatataatggaaAAACAATTTTTATCTATTATATGTGTCTCATAAGAATAAAACGATCGGTGTGATTTTTctctttaattttatttccttACAAGAAGATAACAGGGATTAAGATAACATAGTTCATGGTTACGCTTAAGACACATTTGCATAAAACGGagctacaaaaaaaaaaaaaaaaaaaatgaaaaaaaaaatgaaaaaaaaagaaattaagagattattattttaacatAACATTAATATTGAACAAATGGTAtacaaatatgaaaaattatatatatatatatatatataaagatatatttcctttttattctAACCTTATGCTCTTTGGTAAGATATCTTTCAATGTGGTTCTTTGGAATACGCCTGCTCCTTTAAGTCCTCTAAGAATACACATGGTTATAACCTtaagaagaaataataagaaataataaaattaaaatataacataaaaataaacatatgatcatatatgtaaaaaaaatatatatatatatatatatatatattttttaactttATTTTTGTCTTACTAAAACGTGAGATTCAGTGGTTCCGATTTTTCCTACAGAAGTGTTAAATACTTTTGTGTGATATTCCATCcactacaaaaaaaaaaaaaaaaaaaaaaaatatatataatatatatatatatatatatatatattaatatgacaAAACATTAATATGTACAACAAATAACATAATTATGTAATCaagttttttcttttttcaagTTATTTTTTTGCGCCATACTGAAAACATGTATCCTTGAATTTGCACAATTGCTAATAgctgtaaaaaaaaaaaaaaataaataataaattaaattaaattaaaattaacatataaatataaatatatatatatatatatatatatatatattatttacgtgatacttattttttacatattataatctTACAATATAATAGATCAAAGATTTTGGGAACCCAGCTGCCTTGCAAGCAATAAAAACAAAGAAGGActacaaaaaagaaaatatatatatatatatatatatatatatatttgtgcaTATACAATAAGACTTTGcggatatgaaaaaaatgaaaataataaaatatataaaaaaaagaattataagtTTTATCCTTACCGTTGTTATTGAATCACATCCATGATCAAATAATTGTCCCAAAGGTGAACTTGTATTAGTTTTTCTAGCTTGTTTTCCATCAAGGGCATCAAATGtctatataaataagatatattaatacacatatatgtacatatgcatatatatatatatatatatatatatatatatatatatatatatatatatatatgtgtgtaaatatatttatacgtTTTATATTATGCGTATGCCAATCATATAAtaagtttttatatattttttttttattacttggtatatgaataaaaagaTTCCTGCATATATGTagatataatcatattttttattttgagaATCAAAAACAAATGTAAGAACAAAAGCAATTGTTGAACATAAGAATCCTAATAATGTTAAGAGGTTTGGTGTTATGGACTataaaaggataaaaaataatgataataataataaataataataataataataaatacattaaatGTAATcgtatacatattatatatatatatatatatatatatatatatatatagtataaatatttatttatacatatccATGTTATAAGCactcatatttatttaatctatctttacatatattttattttatgttcttACCTTTGGTACGAATTTTACACAAATATTCCAGAAAGCATCAAAAAGATTGTCAAGGAGTGAATTCCCTCCACTCTTATAAACATAAGATTTACAATTTGAATAAAcacttttatttaatttaaaaagaatccccatttttatatattataaatttaaaatacttaaaagaaaaaaaaaaaaaaaaaattcaaatataataaaagaaaattatatattattatataatatatataatatatattattaaatatattaattctttaatatgtgtactataaaaaaaaaattattcaataatgaaaaaaaaaaaaaaatttaaattaatattataattcctatatataaaacaataatatatatataatatatatatatatatatataatatatataatatatataatatatatatatatatattatatatatatatatgtaacttttcaaaagaacaaatttataataaatgtaacTTCGTTTTTTCGtgacaaaattttttttttattatatatttgttttttatttcatgtGTTCAacacaataaaaaatgaaaattcaaTATTTaccatttaaatatttaatctattaaaataaaatatatattattatgtgtaaATTGGTtaggtataaaaaaaaaaaaaataaaacaaaacaaataaaaatgaaaatataataaaattaaatcaaatataaaaaaaataaaacaataacagttaatatgataaaaaaaaaaaaatagtaaaaattttttttattaaatattcataatattatttataaataataaaaaaatagatagcaaaaaaaaaaaaaaaaaaaaaaaaaaccaataAAAACCAATAAAAACCTATAAAAACCAATAAAACCAATAAAACCAATTAAAATtcgtataaatatatatattatatttatatattataaatatatattttatatatataatttgtaaaaatttaatttggttatatatttaaatatcaataataaattttatataaaaatttaaatttatttattttataaaatatatatttatataatattaattttatttaaaaaaaaagaaaaaagataaaagaaaaaaaaaaaatgcctCCAAAAAACCATTTTATGGTGTttcaattaaaaataaaattttttatttagaataaacaaataaatataaatatataaaatattatttatatatatattataataataaataaataatatatttcattattaatttttttattttgttgttgttgGCTTGATATAGAAAGTTATTgttgttttttcttcttttttttttttttttttttttggttttatattaaaaaatacatgTTCTTACAAAACATACTATGCCTAAATTTGTTaacgaaaaaagaaaaattcttATTCTATgcttaatatttattattgagGTATTTTATATgctatcatattataatatatataaaatataaatctattattttaaatatatatgcaaatatataaataattatatatatatatatatatatatatatatatatatatttatatttttttatatattatttaaaatataattgtaaaatttttataaatttatttataatttaaataatatatatttattgatcAAATTTtaccttttaaaaaaaatttgttttttctttacttttttcttttctacaggaataatatatatatataataatatataataataataataataatatttttgcgtgcttatattttatatattaaaatatgttaacttataataaaatattttttttaataatttcatatcaaaattaaaaaaaaaaaaaaaaaaagaaaaaatttttttcttccattttagatatttttctattatttcttaaaatacataaattaataaataaaagaaaaaaaaaaaaaaaaaaatgaagcaaaaaaagaagaaaaaattacattttcCTATGACCTTATGGgttgtataaatattaaaatatagaatgataatattttcatttgtatgagatacttaaataattaaaaagaaaaattaaaaataaagaaaaataggAATAAGAATAATTACAATGCTCATATATtatagtataaatataattttttttagtaaattttaatataaaatgataatcCTATAACCTTGAAGGTTTTCATTTTCTAGctcattataatttattataataataataaaagaagaaaaatgagttttataaatataatgattataaaaatataggatcaatatatatatatatatatatatatatgtatgtattttttttttttttttttttttttgattaggtctgtacttttttttttcacatttttatattatttttattttctcctCCTATCCTTATTTTGCGCACGCTTTATTCAaagcatataaataaaaattaattaaaagcatggacattattttttatattattgttatttatttattttttattttttttatttacttaaATGTGCAATAAGAatgcaatatatatatttataatataggatataataaaaaggaaaatatattttatttatagacTTGTATTTTTAAGttcttttcttatttaaaTTGATTAtgtctttattatatactatcataatatatatatatatatatatatatattaaaagttaAAGGAATGTTATTAGTTATATACTTTTCcatatacaaatattgaTAAGACTTCGAAGTATTATAAAATGCAATATGAACTATTGGTATgttaaaatgtaaatatgaattatattttaatataacatatacataataaaccCTCCCCCCTTctgaaataatttaatattttattctcATTTTGtagtattaaatattttattaataaataataatatatactgaCAATATCATTaggtttttttataaaacatttttaaaaaaatattaataattctttaaaaGGATTAACAtcattcattatatataagttgAAGTTttgtttttccttttataattatttcatatatatataataattatggcTTAGATATCCAATATTAGGggggaaatatatatataaatttattaaaaataatatatatatatatatatatatatatatatttatttatttatttattttatttttttttgtacgattatatgtatttcttCGTagattaataattataatgaagatGAACATAAAGATAATACAGATCGACTGTCTTTTATGAAATTTATTCGATTTTTGTATTGCTGTTTCTCTGTAATGCTTTTAATTGGTattctatatttttgtttaatcataatagaatatatatatatatatatatatatatatatatttatatttataaatatttattataaataaatgtgttaatatatatatcagaAATATCCTGAcctgttcataattttttttttttttttttttttttataggttTTTCTTGTATCACTAATGGGAACAGAGGAATTggatttttacttttttcattttttccaagttttttttatttatatatgttagaaaaaataagaatgagACTTTTAActtattttccattttttgtAAACCTTTATATAAGagaatttttgtttttctttttttaacattttgaTAACAggtttaagaaaaaaatccAAAGGGAAATAAGCTTTGTTCATGTAATAGAAATGGTACTATATGGATCAATCATATCAGTGATTTTTGCCAGTGTTTTAGAATAtgttttatcattttattttttttatttttccacTATGTGTTTTACAAATGAAGTAAAAAGGTCCCTTTATTTTGCGTATTCCATAATcgtatttttttgtaaaataaaaaccgCATAgtaaaatgtacatatatatatgtataatgtatatatatatatatatatatatatatttactatatttattaatatatgttcaCCTTTTCTTTaagactttttttttataatagcTTATGTAGAAGAGTTTTCGAAGATTATACCAATgctatttgtatatataaatataccacattataaaaatgaatataaagaattacCCTTAGTTAACGAGAGCCATATTTTAGAAGACCCTAATTATGAAGAAGGAGAGAACGTACAGGAATATAGAAGGACAAAACTTCAATACATTATAGTGAATGACGAAttggaatatatttttttctccttATGTTCTTCAGCTGGGTTATCAttacattttgtatataaaaatgaattttttttttttttttatgaactgtttataattatataatttatagtatatatgccaaatatatatattttgtataattcatatttatatagcattttattttatttttttttatatatggaaTATTCTTTGGGGGAGTAGTTTTTCAAGTACTgagaatttattttattcaacGCAAACTACCAAGGACAACTTTTTTtgtatcataatattaaggtaagaaaaaaataaataatattttttataataaaaagaaatttattagatcatttattttttctttttttttttcagaaaTTTAATATGTGTGCTATTTCATATGTGTTGCACGGGTATTTcatcttataatatatataattatgttaaCCACAAATACAAAAAgggtaaagaaaaaaaaaaaaaaaaaagaaaaaaaaagaaaaagaaaaataattgtataattaatatatcaatTTCTATATTCTTCTATTTGTCGAAAAATATTCTATATGACATTGGGAGTGCATATTGTATTAAATGGTACGTTAAgtgtacaaataaatatatatatatatatatatatatatatatatatatatatatatatatatgtatatatgtatgtattttttttttttttttctcatttttgaAATAATCAGGTTGTTTTTTGAGATGTGTATACATATTGGGATCTCTATTTTCATCTTCTTTATTTCACGCTGTTTATGACTATACGATATATTTTAGTTCGATGAACATTCCTTCTtatcaaataatttttttaaaaatattgtttACTTATAGTTTTATTTCAATTTTGttgatgtttttttttagtgtAATTAGGAACatgatataaattaaaattttttttttttttttttttttctattatttgTGTTGAAAATATTACTGCCTGTATGTACAGTATATTTTGTGATATATAAGAgcaatgttaataatatatatatatatatatatatatatataatatttttatgttgttcaatatttgtatacatggataatgattatttattacatatgaTTAGAGTTATTactttgttattatatatataaatgaagaattggtgtattacaaaaaaatatatatatatatatatatatataataaaacaaattaatacAACAAATCTAtgaatcaaaaaaaatataaataaatatatatatatatatatataattatatatattaatgtaggTAAAATGTAAGATATAATAGATAAAATGTTATgttaacatacatataatatatatatatatatatatatatatatatatatttgtgttaCATTTTTATGGTGTCATTCGTCGGTGTTTAGATCTGTTATTATGATGACGATTTTCCAATTTCCCGATGATTCGAATTGACCTAATTTTAATCCAAAccaatatttattataaggtaccattattttaaatatgcccacatcttctttattatttctacattcatttaatatgtttaaaGCCTTCATAAAAGTTTTAATAAAGAtaacttttttaataatttgtgtattatattgtatatttttttcttttcttgtatattgtaaatttttgttttgttgTACATTATGAGTATtggtttgtttttttttatcaacaatatttttaagaacaaaattatttttaagtgTTGTAATATTTTGAGATGTTAAAGAATTCATTAGGAAGATAATATCACAATTTTTGTTTGAAACATGAAAAGTGATTTCAATTTTATCtgaaaaaaattttgaataagtatttaatattttacagCATTTTTTCAATTTACAGTTGacacataaaaaatgtttattcattttaataattggAAAGTTTGTTAAGGTTGGGTTTATAATTTCTA contains:
- a CDS encoding choline/ethanolaminephosphotransferase, putative: MGILFKLNKSVYSNCKSYVYKSGGNSLLDNLFDAFWNICVKFVPKSITPNLLTLLGFLCSTIAFVLTFVFDSQNKKYDYIYIYAGIFLFIYQTFDALDGKQARKTNTSSPLGQLFDHGCDSITTSFFVFIACKAAGFPKSLIYYILLAIVQIQGYMFSWMEYHTKVFNTSVGKIGTTESHVLVITMCILRGLKGAGVFQRTTLKDILPKSISSVLCKCVLSVTMNYVILIPVIFFIILSISRCTYIGMQNAKKKKSEAIMQLAVVYIFSLMQYYFYYTNVTPKTELICFSIIALYSCFYNLFINLSTILKIKMDLIPVPVIFYYLSILLIFLKRNTKYKFLKHPLLKDSYILYYILFFGIIYLLDYAHTIITNICKELNITFIFNKKYKKK
- a CDS encoding protease, putative — its product is MQYELLINNYNEDEHKDNTDRLSFMKFIRFLYCCFSVMLLIGFSCITNGNRGIGFLLFSFFPSFFYLYMFKKKIQREISFVHVIEMVLYGSIISVIFASVLEYVLSFYFFYFSTMCFTNEVKRSLYFAYSIIVFFYFFFIIAYVEEFSKIIPMLFVYINIPHYKNEYKELPLVNESHILEDPNYEEGENVQEYRRTKLQYIIVNDELEYIFFSLCSSAGFSSTENLFYSTQTTKDNFFCIIILRNLICVLFHMCCTGISSYNIYNYVNHKYKKGCFLRCVYILGSLFSSSLFHAVYDYTIYFSSMNIPSYQIIFLKILFTYSFISILLMFFFSVIRNMI